A stretch of DNA from Gammaproteobacteria bacterium:
TGGCTGAGGCTGCAGGACTATCACAGGCGTATATCGCACAGATAGAGACCGGCAAAAGAGAAGGACGAATTGATGCCTACAAGGCTATTGCCAACGTCCTGGAAGTAGATATAGATGACTTGGTGTAAAGAAGGTATAGAAGAATTAAGCAACATCGAATGGTCAATTGCAGCCTAGCAGCCTGTCGGACTTTGACGGCTAACTGATTGATTTAGCTCTAATTTAGGGCAATTCGTGTGCGTGATAAAGTGCCGCCAAAACAATGGGTTACGCGATAAGTCCGACAGGCTCCTAGAAACTCCAAAGCGGTGGCGCATCCCGCTGACAAGTGGGACATGCTGCCCACGAACTCTTATAGACGTAGATGCTAGCCAGTGCCAGACATTGCCTGGTGATTCCAGTCACTCCCACTCGATGGTCGCCGGCGGCTTACCCGAGATGTCGTAGGCGACGCGGGAGATTCCATCGATCTCGTTGATGATGCGCCGCGAGACGGTCTCGAGAAACTCGTACGGCAGGTGTGCCCAGCGGGCGGTCATGAAATCGATGGTCTCCACGGCACGCAGGGCCACCACAAAGTCGTAGCGCCGTCCGTCACCCATCACGCCGACCGACTTGACCGGGATGAACACCACGAAGGCCTGGGAGACCTTGTCATAGAGGTCGTGGGCGCGGAGTTCCGAGATGAAGATGTCGTCTGCCTGGCGCAACAGGTCCGCGTACGCCTTGCGTACCGCACCGAGTATCCGCACCCCGAGCCCAGGCCCGGGAAAGGGATGCCGGTACACCATCTCCGACGGCAGACCCAGTTCGACACCGATGCGTCTGACTTCGTCCTTGAACAGTTCCCTCAGGGGTTCGAGCAGTTTCAGGGCCATGTCCTCCGGCAACCCGGCGACGTTGTGATGCGACTTGATCAGTTGTGCCTTTCCGGTCCTGGCCCCGGCGGACTCGATGACGTCCGGGTAGATCGTCCCCTGTGCCAGCCAGCGGGCATTTGTGAGCTTGCGTGCCTCCTCCTCGAAGATCTCGACGAAGGTGTTGCCGATAATCTTGCGCTTCCGTTCGGGATCCTCGACGCCGTCCAGCGCCTGCAGGAACCGCTGCTCGGCGTCGGCGCGCACGACGTTCACGCCCATATGCTGCGCGAAGGTCGCCATTACCTGATCCCCCTCGTGCAGACGCAGCAACCCGTTGTCCACGAAGACGCAGATGAGCCGAGCACCGATCGCCCTGTGAAGCAGGGCAGCGACCACGGAAGAATCCACTCCGCCCGACAGGCCGAGTACGACCTCCTCGTCCCCCACCTGCTCGCGGATGCGTTGAATGCTGTCCTCGATGATGTTTCCGGGCGTCCACAGGCCGGCGCATCCGCAGATCTCGTGTACGAAACGATTGATGATCCGCTGCCCCTGGCGGGTGTGTGTCACCTCGGGATGGAACTGGACTCCGTAGAACCCGCGACTGTCATCCGCCATCCCGGCGATCGGGGAGTTGCCGGTGACCGCCATCACGGTGAATCCCGGCGGCAGCGCGCAGACACGGTCGCCGTGTGACATCCAGACATCCAGCAGACCGATGCCTTCACTCGAGGTCTCGTCCTCGATATCGCTGAGCAGGCGGGTATGGGCATGCGCCGCGACCTTTGCGTAACCGAACTCGCGCTTGTCGGAGGTTTCCACCCGGCCGCCGAGCTGACTGGCCATGGTCTGCATGCCGTAGCAGATGCCCAGCACCGGCACGCCCAGGTCGAACAGGATCGGGTGCGCCTCGGGGGGCGCACCCTCCATGACCGACTCGGGTCCGCCCGAGAGAACGATACCGCGCGCGCCGAACGCCTCGATGGCGTCGGTCTCCATGTCCCAGGGATGGATCTCGCTGTAGACCCCGGCTTCCCTTACGCGCCTGGCGATGAGCTGGGTGTACTGGGAACCAAAGTCGATGATCAGGATCTTGTCGGCGTGAATGTTCTGCACGGTAGGGTGTCACCGGGTGGGAGGATTCACTGGAAACGCGTTCTCAGCGGGTCGCGGCAGGTGCGTGCAGCGCGTTTCGAGCGGGACGAGAAACGCATCGCAGCGATGCCGGTTCACCGGAACCGGCGGGATCAATCGATGCGATAGTTCGGCGCTTCCTTGGTGATGGTGACATCGTGGACGTGACTCTCACGCATGCCGGCCCCCGAAACGCGCACGAATTGCGGGCGGGTGCGCATCTCGTCGATTGTCGCGCAGCCGACATAACCCATACTGGATCGCAATCCGCCCATCAGTTGATGGATGATCGCGGTCAACGACCCCTTATAGGGAACCCTGCCCTCGATGCCCTCCGGAACCAGCTTGCGGGCGTCGTCCGCGCCCTCCTGAAAGTAGCGGTCCGAGGAACCCTGCTGCATCGCGCCCAGCGAACCCATACCGCGATAGGCCTTGTAGGAGCGCCCCTGAAAGAGTTCGACCTTGCCCGGGGCCTCGCGCGTTCCGGCAAACAGGCTGCCGATCATGACGACGTTGGCGCCGGCGGCGATCGCCTTGGCGAGATCGCCCGAGAAACGGATACCGCCATCTGCGATGACGGGCACCCCCGATCCCTGCAGCGCGTCGGTCACATCGGCTATCGCCGTGATCTGTGGCACCCCGACCCCCGCGACGATGCGGGTGGTGCAGATCGAACCCGGCCCGATCCCGACCTTGACCGCATCAGCGCCGGCGTCACGCAGTGCCTGCGCCGCATCTGCCGTGGCGATATTGCCGCCGATCACCTCGACGTCCGGGTAGGTTCGCTTGACCCAGGCGACCCGGTCAAGCACGCCCTGTGAATGACCATGTGCGGTATCGACCACCAGCACGTCGACCCCCGCAGCCACCAGGGCCTCAACACGTTCCTCGGTCCCGACACCCGCCCCGACGGCCGCCCCGACGCGCAACCGGCCCCGATCGTCCTTGCAGGCGAAGGGGAAGTCCGTCGACTTCTGTATGTCCTTGACCGTAATCATGCCACGCAGATGAAACTGGTCGTTGACCACCAGCACCTTTTCGATCCGATGCTCGTGGAGCAGATGGCGCACCTCGTCACGCCCGGCGCCCTCCCGCACGGTTACCAGCTTCTCCTTCGGTGTCATCACCTTGGAGACCGGATCGTCCATCCGGGTCTCGAAACGCAGGTCGCGGGCGGTGACGATCCCGACCAGGTCCTCGCCCAGCACCACCGGCACACCGGAGATCTTTTTCGAACGTGTGATCTCCAGCACCTCGCGGATACTGATGTCGGGACTCACCGTGATCGGCTCGGTGATGACACCGGTTTCGTAGTTCTTCACCTGATGGACTTCGTGCGCCTGCTCGGTTGGAGTCAGGTTCTTGTGGACGACGCCGATCCCGCCTTCCTGGGCCATCGCGATGGCCAGGCGCGCTTCGGTGACCGTGTCCATGGCCGCCGACATCAGCGGGAGGTTCAGGTCGATGTTGCGCGTAACTCGTGTGCCGAGCTGAGCGTCCCGGGGTAGCCCCTGCGAGTGGGACGGGACCAGCAGGACGTCGTCGAATGTCAGGGCTTCCTGGTTAATACGCATCGGTAGGCGGTGCCGGCTTTGAAATGACCGGTCATTATAGGGTTTGACCTTGGGATGGTAAACGGGTATCTATACGCCCCTGGTACACGAGGCAGCTGAAAACAAGCGGCCCCATTTGCACCTCTGGAGGAGAATATGACATCCAAACTCACCATTGCGGCCATCGTACTGATGGCCGTCGCTTCCGCAACCTGCGCCTCGAAGGACAAACCCGCTTCGAGCGCCTCCGGCGCCACCGCCATGGCCGCATCCGGATCCGCAGGCAAGTCGGACTACGAAAAGGCCATCAAGGCGGCAATGGAAGCTGAGAAGAAGGCAGCCTCCGTCGATAGCGAATGGCGCGATACGGGCGAATTGATCTCCCAGGCCGAAGAAGCCGCTGCCAAGGGTGACTACGCGGCCGCAACCAAGCTGGCCAACAAAGCGATGAAGCAGGGAGAAAACGGCTACGCGCAGGGCAAGGGACAGAAGGACGCCGGTCCGCGCTTCTGAATCCCGCCCGATTCAACCCGGTACGCCGGGAGTTTGAATGGCAAGCAAGCCGGGGCCACCCCGGCTTTGTTCTGTGCGCACCCTGGCTTTTTTCTCTGCATGATGTCTCCTGACATGAACCGAGACGCCGACGTCTACTCCGTCAGCCGCCTGAACCGGGAAGTTCGCGAGCTGCTTCTCGGGGAATTTCCGCTGCTGTGGGTCGAGGGAGAGATCTCCAACTGCGTCCGAGCGCGTTCCGGCCACCTTTACTTCACCCTTAAGGATGAGCTGGCACAGGTGCGATGCGCGATGTTCCGCAGCCGCAATGTGTTGCTGGAATTCGAGCCCGAGGACGGTCTGCACGTGCTGCTGCGCGCCAGGGTCAGCTTGTACGAAAACCGCGGAGAGTATCAACTCAGTGTCGAACACATGGAGCCGCTGGGCAGCGGCGAGCTGCACAGGCGCTTCGAGGCGCTGAAACGCAAACTGGCCGCGGCGGGGCTGTTCGATCAGGCGCGCAAGCGTGCCCCGCCGACCTTTCCGTGCTGTGTCGGTGTGGTCACCTCCACCAGTGGTGCGGCGGTGCGGGACGTACTCAGCGTACTGTACCGTCGCTACCCCGCCATGCCGGTTATCGTTTTCCCCACACCCGTGCAGGGCGCGGCCGCCGCACCAGGTATTGTTGCGGCACTTCGTGCGGCGGAAGACCACGGCGAATGCGATGTCATCATTCTCACCCGGGGTGGAGGATCCCTGGAGGACCTCTGGCCGTTCAACGAGGAGGTCGTCGCACAGGCAATCCATGATTGCACCGTGCCTGTCATCAGCGCGGTGGGCCACGAGATCGATTTCACCATTGCAGATCTCGTCGCCGACCGGCGAGCGCCGACGCCTTCGGCGGCAGCCGAAATGGTGAGTCCCGATACGTCCGAGTTGTTGCAGCGAATTGCGCAGCTGAGGACCCGGCTGCGCACCATCAGCATATCCTGGCTGGAGCGGCATCGCCTCGCGTTGCGTCAGCTCGAGGGCCGGCTCGGGCGCGAACACCCCGAGGCGCGCCTGCAACAACATGGCTTGCGGCTGGACGACCTGGAAAGACGCCTGGTCCTGGCCATCGGTCATTCGCTTCGCAACCGCTCCGATGCACTCGCCCGCCTGCGCGCACAGCTCGCTACCGTTTCCCCGGTACACCGTTTGGGCCTGGCGAGTGGGGTGCTACCGGGGCTCGAGCAGCGTTTGCATGCGGCAATGAGGCGCTTTCTCGAGGGCGTCGCCGCGGATCTGAAGCGCAAGCGACGGACACTGATTGCCGTGGGGCCGATGGAAACCCTGGAGCGCGGTTATGCGATCGTGACCGCCGGCGACGGGAGCATCGTTCGCACGCACAACGATTTCGGCGACAGTGAGGACGTGACCATCCGACTGGCCCGGGAACTTCTCGACGCACGGGTCACCGGCTGGCAGGCGGTGACGGACGACTAGGCGGCGCAAAGGTTATTCGGGCACGGGCCGAGGCCCGCAGTTCGCGCAGGAACGCAAGGTCGACAACCGGTCCGCGAAGCGGTGGGCCGCTCAGGACAGTGGATGCCGCGTCGGGCGTCCCAAACCCGTCGACCACGGCGAGCGCACCGGTGAAATCCTCACCCCGGGTATAGCAACCGGGCGTTACCAGAACGGGCAGGCCCGCCGCGCGGGCCGAGCGCAGCCCGTTGCGTGAATCCTCGATGGCGAGGCACCCGCGCGGTTCGACACCGAGTCGGGCACAGACATACCGGTAGATGTCCGGCGCGGGCTTTTTTCGATCGACGACGTCCCCGGCGCCGATCTCGTCGAACCACTCCGGCGAGTCGGGTCCCAGGTTGCACTCGAGCAGGACCCGAACGTTCTCGGCCGTCGTCGTAGTCGCAATCGCAAGCCTGACTCCCGCCTGCCTCGCCTCGCGCAATACCCGCTCAATTCCGGGCCTCAAACCGATTTCGCCGGCCTTAAGCAACGCGATATACCGTTGGGTCTTCAGCGCATGGATGTCCTGAACAAAGGCCTCCCGATCGGAAACAGCCGGCATCTCCGACTCGTGGGATTGGATATAATGATGGATTCGCTCCTTTCCACCGGATACGGCCAGGAGCTGTCCGTAGTCGGCGACATTCCAGTGCCAGTCCAGACCGATCGCCTGGAACGCCTGGTTGAAAGCAACCCGGTGGCCATCGCGTTCGGTTTCAGACAGCGTACCATCTACATCAAATATCAATGTGTTAAGTTCGTTCATTGACAAATTACATAACCATTTTCAGTCCAGCTTTTCCGGCGCCCGTTCCTGTCCGCAACTGCCGCTCAGGGGCAATGCGGATCAGACCTGCAAGCATGGCCGACCTGACGTGGACCGCAAAAATCGAAATGACCGCGCGATTGTACCTGTCTGATCGAGTCATCGCGTCCGGTGGACTCCTGCTTTGTACGACGTTGCTTGTCTCGGCGCTTGCTTTCAGCGGACCGGTCACGGCCGCCGCGGACACCGAAGCGGGCCCGCATCACGTCATAACAAGACCGCTCGAAGAACTCGTCTACCAACCAAGGTACTCGGCGCCCGCCACCGCGGTGAGTCTCAACGAGAGCCTGATCAGCGCCGAGATCACTGCCCGGGTGGCGGATATCCCCGTTCTGGTGGGCGACACCGTCGAGCGCGGGGACATGCTCGTGGAACTGGATTGTGCGGACTATTTGCTTGAAGCGCGTCGCGCTGAGGCCGCACTGACGGGGGACTCCGCCAGGCTCAACCTGGCAAAGAAACAACTGGAACGGGCCCGCAAGCTCGCCCAACAGAAGAACCTGTCGATGGAGACCCTCAATCAGCGCGAAACGGACGTCGAAACCGCGCGGGCCTCACTGGCCGCGGCCCAGGCTTCGGTTGAACGAGCGGCGCTGGACGTGTCCCGATGTCGGATCACCGCGCCGTTCGACGGTGTGATCCTGGATAGGATGGTGGGCGTCGGGGCCAGGGCGGAGATGGGGGCAAACGTGGTACGCATGCTCGACAGCGCATCGCTCGAGGTCTCCGCGCAGGTGCCTGTACAACGGGTCGGAAGCCTGCAGGCCGCGACCGAACTCTGGTTCGAGGCCGAAGACAAAACGTTCCCACTTCGTCTTCGTGCGGTCACGCCCGCCGTGGACACCCTGGCGCGCAATCGCGAGGTCCGCCTGCTGTTCAGCGACGAACCGGCCCTGCCCGGGACACCCGGCAGACTGGTCTGGGCGGAGCCCATACCCCACGTGCCGGCCAGCCTGATCGTCAGACGGGACAATCAGCTCGGGCTCATGGTCTCCAACGACTCCCACGCCCGCTTCCTCCCCGTCCCGGGGGCGCTGGAGGGCCGGCCCGTTCCCGTGGATCTACCGTCGTCGACGATGATCATCGTCGATGGACGCTTCGGAGTACAGGACGGCGACGCGCTCGTCGTCACCAACTGAACCCGGACGTGTCGTCGCGTTCAGAGGCCCGACCCGCATGGACATCTTCCTTCGTCGACTTTACGCGAATCACGTACTGGCCAATCTGGTGTTCGTGCTCGTGCTGCTCATGGGATTCCTCTCCTACAAGCAGCTACCGCGCGAACAGGACCCCACGATCAACTTCAACTGGATCGACATCACCACCGTCATGCCCGGCGCCTCCGCCGAGGACATGGAGAAACGGGTCACCGATATCCTCGAGGACGCTATTCGGACTGTCTCCGATATCAAGTTCGTTTCCAGCAACAGCCACGCCAGCGTGTCCAACATCCTGGTCCGATTCAACGACGACATCGACGAGACGACATTTAACAAGCGGATCACCGACCTGCGCCGCGAAATCCAGAACAAGGAGGACGAACTGCCGGAAGAGGCCGAGGATCCCTTTATCTTCGAGATCACATCCTCGAACGCCTTCCCGTCCGCCACCGTACTGGTGACCGGTCCTGCCAATGACGAGAACCTTCGGCGTCAGGCGGAACTCGTCAAGAAGGACATCGAACGGATGAAGGGTGTGGACCGGGTGATGGACACCGCACTGGCGGAACCGGAACTGCAGATTCTCTTTTATCCCGAACGCCTTGAAGGACTCGGCATCAGCCCCGTACGTCTCGCCGACTCCGTCGCAGCCTACTTTCGCGACATCTCCGGTGGCTCAGTCTCCGTGGGTGACCAGGACTGGCTCGTTCGGCTGGTCGGGACCGACAGTGACCCGGGGTATCTGGCCCGGCTTCCCGTCTCCACGCCGGCCGGCGAGATCCCGCTCGAAAGCGTTGCCGACGTCGTCCGCGGGCGCGAGAAGCCAGAGCACCTGATCAGCCACGAAGGCCGCCCGGCCATCATGCTTGCCGTGACGAAGAAAGGCAGCGCCAACACCCTCGAGCTCGTGGAGCGCATCAACGCCTACGTCGAGGAGCGCAACCGCCTGCGCGCCAAGACCGGCGTGACCCTGGTACTGGCCGACGATCAGACAGAGATCACCCGCAACGCCCTGAACATCATGCAGCGAAACGCACTGCTCGGTCTGTTCCTGGTGCTGTTCGTCACCTGGGTGTTTCTCGGCAGCCGGATCGCCATACTCACCTCTGTCGGTATCCCCTTCATCCTGGCGGCGACCTTCTGGTTTCTCGCGGGCATCGACCAGACACTGAACGTCACTGTCCTGCTCGGCGTCGTCATCAGCCTCGGCATGCTCGTGGACGATGCCGTCGTCGTGGTCGAAGGCATCTTCTACCGCCTGCAGGCCGGGCAGGATGCGATGCGCGCCTCGCTGGAATCCCTGCGCGAGGTGATCGCGCCGGTGACCACTGCCGTCCTCACCACCATCGCGGCGTTTGTCCCGCTGATGCTACTACCGGGCATACTCGGAAAGTACATGCTGATCATTCCCCTGGTGGTGTCCTCGGCGCTTTCGATCAGCCTCGTCGAGGCGTACTGGATGCTGCCTTCCCACATCATCGCGGCGAACGTCTCCTTCGCCCGGCCGTCCCGCATCCACAGCCGCCGCCTTCGGTTCCTGCACTTCATTCGCGTCAAGTACACCCGCTTTCTCGTCAAGGTCCTGCGGTATCCGAAGACTACCCTCGCCAGCATCGCGATGCTGTTCGTGCTGGCGCTCGCGGCAGTGTTCAGCGGCCAGATCCGGATGGAGTTCTTCGCCTCCGATCCTGTGCGCCTGTTCTACGTCAATGTCGAAATGTCCGCCGGCACACCGCTCGAGGAGACCCTGGCCAAGACCCTGGAGGTCGAGGCGCGGGTACGTACACACGTCCGTCCCGACGAAGCCCGCTCCATCGTGAGCTACGCCGGAGAGATGTTCACGGAGACCGCGCCCCGCCAGGGCAAGCATCTCGGTCAGATCCTGGTGGCATTGAATCCGCGTGCCGAGGGACTTCGCAGCGTCGATGAGATGATCGAGTCCATGCGCTCAGACGTCTCGACGACGCCGGGCCCGACCAAGTTGAGTTTTCTCCGGCTCGCCGGCGGCCCGCCGACGTCCAAACCCATCAACATCAAGGTCCGCGGGGACCAGATCGAGACGATACGCAAGGCCGCCGGAGCGCTTCAGGACATCATGCGCGGTAATGATGCCATCCGCGACATCAGCGACGACGACAGCCCGGGGCAGATGGAGCTCGTGATGAAGATCAATCACGACGCCGCGCGCAGGGCCGGAGTCGATCCCCTGGAGATCGCGCGCGCCGTGCGTATGCTGGTCGACGGCGAGGTGGTTGCCAGCATGCAGGATCAGGGCGAAGAACTCGAGGTGCGTCTGCGCGCCCGTCCACGGGATATCGACGACATCACCGAATTGCTGTTCGTCACGTTGCCGACCACGGATGGCCGGCAGATCCCGCTGCGTGCGCTGATGGACTCGAACCTGAAACTCGGCCTCATCAATATCCGGCACTACAATTTTCGGCGGGCAATCACCGTCGAGGCGGACATCGACAAGCAGCGCATCGACACGGTTGCGGCGAACAACACGATTCTCGAGTCCTGGGAGGCGGTGAGCGACCGATACCCCAATATCAGTCTGGATTTCTCCGGGGAACTCGACGATATCCAGGAAAGCATGGACGCCATCTTCAGCCTTTTCCTGTTCGGGATCGGGCTGATGTATGCGATCCTCGGGACCCAGTTCCGCAGTTATTTCCAGCCCCTGATGATACTGGTCACGGTGCCGATGGCCTTCACGGGCGTTGTCGCCGGGTTGTTCATCACCGGCAATCCGCTGAGCCTTTTCACCATGTACGGCGTCGTCGCGCTCGCCGGTATCTCCGTCAATGCGGCGATCGTGCTGATCTCCGCAGCCAATGCCCGGTTGGCGGCAGGGATGTCCGTGCTGCACGCCACGCTCTATGCCGCGCGACGACGCGTCATTCCGATCCTGATCACCTCGCTGACGACCATTGCGGGCCTGTTTTCACTCGCGACCGGCCTGGGTGGGCATTCCCTGTTGTGGGGCCCTGTCGCCACGGCGATCGTCTGGGGCCTGGTCGTTTCGACCTGTTTGACACTGTTCGTCATTCCCCTGCTGTACCGGCTGTTCATGCGGCCGCATCATGTTTCTGCTCACGCGCTTGCACCGGCTACCGAGACCTGATATTAAGGGCGCTTTTATTTTTTCCGCTTTTCCAGCGCTGCAGTCCGGTCGGGGAGACAAGGTGTATGACCGGTTCGGCGAGAATTTCTATAATTACTGATCTTAGGCGATTTCTGTCAATTGACATACCATCCTGCTTGTCTTTGTCGTCCGTCCTCTGTGTTGCAACAACCGTTGCATAGTTCGACTATGCGCCTGTTGTCGCGTCTTGATGACGAACGAAAATCCGGCGCGCTCTGGTATGTCATTTTCCGGCAATCGCCTTAACGCGGTAACTACTTAATATATTGTATAGGAGTAATCCTAGTGCCACCATCAGAAGAACGGAGCAACAAGGCCCCTGTGCAGACAGTGCCCAGTGTCGAGCCGTACAAGATCAAGAAGGACGAGCCGTACATGGGCGACGCTCAGAAGGACCACTTTCGCAACATCCTGACAACCTGGAAAAAGCAGCTGATGGAGGAAGTGGACCGGACCGTCGACCACATGAAGAGCGATGCATCCAATTTCGCGGACCCGGCTGACCGAGCCACCCAGGAAGAGGAATTCGCCCTCGAACTCCGGGCCAGGGACCGGGAACGAAAGCTGATCAAGAAGATCGACGAATCTCTCGTCCTGATCGACAATGACGAGTACGGTTATTGTGAGGCCTGCGGTGTCGATATCGGCATCCGACGGCTAGAGGCCAGGCCCACCGCGACGCTCTGCATCGATTGCAAGACGCTCGAGGAAGTCAAGGAAAAGCAGACCAGGGCCTGAAGAGACCGGCGTCTGCCCGAAGGGGCCGCAATTTACAGTGGGTCTTCGAACCACGTCCCCGGAAACCGTCCCGGATGGAAACGACGACTTCCCGGTACGTCGGGCGGTTTGCCCCCTCACCGACCGGACCGCTACATTTCGGATCCCTCGTCACGGCGGTAGCCAGCTACCTGGAGGCGCGATCGCGAAACGGTCGCTGGCTTCTCAGGATCGAAGACCTCGACCCGCCGCGGGAGGTCCCGGGTGCAACCGGCATGATCCTCGAGGCCCTGGAGGCCTATGGCCTTGAATGGGACGGAGCGGTCGTGTTGCAGAGCCGCCGGGCCCGTGCCTACGGCGCAGCGCTGGAGGTCCTGGAATCCCGCGATCTCACCTATCGCTGCGGCTGTTCCCGAAGGAGTCTCATCGAGACCGCGACAGCCGGCACGCACGGTCCGATCTATCCGGGGACCTGCCGCTCCGGGACCGCTTCCGATCTTGACGAGTTCGCCGTTCGGATCCGGACAAACAACAAGCCGATACGCTTTAAGGATCTCAATCTGGGTCTGGTGGAGCAGGAGCTGGAATCCGAGGTCGGCGACTTCATCGTGCGCCGCAGAGACGGCTACTACGCCTACCAGCTCGCGGTGGTGGTGGACGATGCCTGGCAGGGCGTGACCGACGTGGTTCGTGGATCGGACCTTCTTTCCTCCACACCCCGCCAGATCCATCTCCAACACCTGCTGGGCCTGCAAACGCCCCGGTATCTCCACGTCCCGGTCGTGGCAAATACCCAGGGCGGAAAGCTCAGCAAACAGACCGGCGCGCAGGCCCTGCCACTCGACAATCCGGGGCCGCCATTGCTCGAAGCGCTGAAGTTTCTCGATCAGGCGCCGCCTGAGTCACTGATTGGTGCGCCGGTCAGCGAGATCTGGCGCTGGGCGCTGGCATATTGGCGCGCGCAAGACCTTCCTCGATGCGAGAGCAAGATCCTGGGGCATGACCTGAAGCCGTACGGAGAACCGACGTGATTCGCAAAAGCGACTTCACCCCGGCATGGTGGCTGCGCAACGGGGGGGTACCTGCTGCGAAAGCTAAAGCGCAGCACCCTGAGAAAAACGGGTATGCCGGGCTTTGCGCCTGTTGTCGCGCCTTGATGGCGAACGATCCCGGCGCGGCGCTGTCCCTGCTTTGCTTGGGCACCGGTCTTGGGCTTCCTGCCCAAGCCGTTCACTGCTTCGCAGCTCACCCGGCGCAATCTGGTATGCCATCTTCCGGCAATCGCCTGACCAAATCAAAAAAAGGGGCCAAGAGGCCCCTTCCTATTCGGCTATCCGATGTGACTACGCTCAGTTCTGGCCAACTGCCTTCATGCTGAGGCGGATTCGCCCCTGCTTGTCCACCTCGAGCACCTTCACCTTGACCACGTCCCCTTCGGAAAGCTTGTCCGAGACATTGGCCACGCGCTCGTCGGAGATCTGCGAGATGTGCACCAGCCCGTCCTTGCCGGGCAGGATGGTCACAAACGCGCCGAAATCCATGATCTTCACGACCCGGCCGTCATAAGTACTCCCGACCTCGACATCCGCCGTGATCTGCTCGATGCGCTTTCTGGCCTCCTCTCCGGCGCCCTTGTCGACCGAGGCGATCTTCACGTAACCGCTGTCTTCGATATCGATCGTCGCACCCGTTTCCTCGGTAATGGAGCGTATCGTCACCCCGCCCTTGCCGATGACGTCCCGGATCTTGTCCGGATGGATCTTCATGGTGATATAGCGGGGCGCATACTCGGACATTTCCTCGCGCGGCGCCGAAATGGCACTGTTCATGCGCTCGAGGATATGCATGCGGGCATCACGCGCCTGAGCCAAGGCTCCCTCCATGATTTCCCGGGTGATTCCGTCGATC
This window harbors:
- a CDS encoding efflux RND transporter permease subunit; translated protein: MDIFLRRLYANHVLANLVFVLVLLMGFLSYKQLPREQDPTINFNWIDITTVMPGASAEDMEKRVTDILEDAIRTVSDIKFVSSNSHASVSNILVRFNDDIDETTFNKRITDLRREIQNKEDELPEEAEDPFIFEITSSNAFPSATVLVTGPANDENLRRQAELVKKDIERMKGVDRVMDTALAEPELQILFYPERLEGLGISPVRLADSVAAYFRDISGGSVSVGDQDWLVRLVGTDSDPGYLARLPVSTPAGEIPLESVADVVRGREKPEHLISHEGRPAIMLAVTKKGSANTLELVERINAYVEERNRLRAKTGVTLVLADDQTEITRNALNIMQRNALLGLFLVLFVTWVFLGSRIAILTSVGIPFILAATFWFLAGIDQTLNVTVLLGVVISLGMLVDDAVVVVEGIFYRLQAGQDAMRASLESLREVIAPVTTAVLTTIAAFVPLMLLPGILGKYMLIIPLVVSSALSISLVEAYWMLPSHIIAANVSFARPSRIHSRRLRFLHFIRVKYTRFLVKVLRYPKTTLASIAMLFVLALAAVFSGQIRMEFFASDPVRLFYVNVEMSAGTPLEETLAKTLEVEARVRTHVRPDEARSIVSYAGEMFTETAPRQGKHLGQILVALNPRAEGLRSVDEMIESMRSDVSTTPGPTKLSFLRLAGGPPTSKPINIKVRGDQIETIRKAAGALQDIMRGNDAIRDISDDDSPGQMELVMKINHDAARRAGVDPLEIARAVRMLVDGEVVASMQDQGEELEVRLRARPRDIDDITELLFVTLPTTDGRQIPLRALMDSNLKLGLINIRHYNFRRAITVEADIDKQRIDTVAANNTILESWEAVSDRYPNISLDFSGELDDIQESMDAIFSLFLFGIGLMYAILGTQFRSYFQPLMILVTVPMAFTGVVAGLFITGNPLSLFTMYGVVALAGISVNAAIVLISAANARLAAGMSVLHATLYAARRRVIPILITSLTTIAGLFSLATGLGGHSLLWGPVATAIVWGLVVSTCLTLFVIPLLYRLFMRPHHVSAHALAPATET
- the dksA gene encoding RNA polymerase-binding protein DksA, which produces MPPSEERSNKAPVQTVPSVEPYKIKKDEPYMGDAQKDHFRNILTTWKKQLMEEVDRTVDHMKSDASNFADPADRATQEEEFALELRARDRERKLIKKIDESLVLIDNDEYGYCEACGVDIGIRRLEARPTATLCIDCKTLEEVKEKQTRA
- the gluQRS gene encoding tRNA glutamyl-Q(34) synthetase GluQRS; the protein is METTTSRYVGRFAPSPTGPLHFGSLVTAVASYLEARSRNGRWLLRIEDLDPPREVPGATGMILEALEAYGLEWDGAVVLQSRRARAYGAALEVLESRDLTYRCGCSRRSLIETATAGTHGPIYPGTCRSGTASDLDEFAVRIRTNNKPIRFKDLNLGLVEQELESEVGDFIVRRRDGYYAYQLAVVVDDAWQGVTDVVRGSDLLSSTPRQIHLQHLLGLQTPRYLHVPVVANTQGGKLSKQTGAQALPLDNPGPPLLEALKFLDQAPPESLIGAPVSEIWRWALAYWRAQDLPRCESKILGHDLKPYGEPT